Proteins co-encoded in one Variovorax terrae genomic window:
- a CDS encoding GspE/PulE family protein: MSAVLKPALSGKDSEQAFFDSQMLPPEKRGMTFEVLFYRQLQQVSTRIHETENIDQIMLESSQDICKLFNADRLTLYAVSEDHAAIVSKFKTGLNTAKDLKLPISAQSIAGYVALSKQLVNIADVYDDEALKRIHPTLSFLKEVDKRSGYRTKQMLVVPILDGDTLHGVLQVINNKSDQPFGELEIEGASQLCKTLATAIRQRMRRAEEGSRRKATKYDGLVADGVLTADELHLCMQKAREEVRSVEHMLMAEYQIRPSQIGPSLSKFFGVPYEPFNSGRIRSELLHGPLKREFIEEQGWIPLEDSRDGLVVMCVDPEAVRGSRVVPQVFPRMGKFAYRVTTQTEFEETLGQLYGAGVESGSIDQLLADLNAPADEEGADDSSLESAAADNELVKFVNKVIIDAYNQKVSDIHIEPLPGKAKTGIRFRIDGSLVPYIEVPAHFRQAMVTRLKIMCDLDISEKRKPQDGKIKFKKFGPLDIELRVATIPSAGGVEDVVMRILAAGEPIPLEKLGLTPHNKERLEKTVSKPYGLFYVCGPTGSGKTTTLHSILKFLNTPDTKIWTAEDPVEITQRGLRQVQINKKAGIDFALVMRAFLRADPDIIMVGESRDKETVSMGVEASLTGHLVFSTLHTNSAPESITRLLDMGMDPFNFADALLGILAQRLAKKLCDCKETYTPDSEEVKAFVAEYAEELRHTAAWKAGYAGEANKLYEEWIKAYGENDRLRFYRAVGCDKCNKTGYKGRIGLHELLIADDTVKRLVQERARVAEIFAAAVEGGMRTLKMDGMEKTMLGMTDLKQVRSVCIK, from the coding sequence ATGAGCGCAGTGCTGAAGCCCGCCCTGTCCGGCAAGGATTCCGAGCAGGCTTTCTTTGACTCCCAGATGCTTCCCCCCGAAAAACGGGGCATGACCTTTGAGGTTCTGTTTTACCGGCAACTGCAGCAGGTCAGCACGCGGATTCATGAAACGGAGAACATCGACCAGATCATGCTGGAGTCCAGCCAGGACATCTGCAAGCTGTTCAACGCCGATCGTCTGACCCTGTATGCGGTGAGCGAAGACCACGCGGCCATCGTTTCCAAGTTCAAGACCGGGCTCAATACCGCCAAGGACCTGAAGCTGCCGATCAGCGCGCAGAGCATCGCAGGCTATGTGGCGCTGAGCAAGCAACTGGTCAACATTGCCGATGTCTATGATGACGAGGCGCTCAAGCGGATCCATCCGACGCTCAGCTTTCTCAAGGAAGTCGACAAGCGCTCCGGCTACCGGACCAAGCAGATGCTGGTGGTGCCGATTCTCGACGGCGACACGCTGCATGGCGTGCTGCAGGTTATCAACAACAAAAGCGACCAGCCCTTCGGTGAGCTGGAAATCGAAGGCGCGTCTCAGCTGTGCAAGACATTGGCCACGGCCATTCGCCAGCGTATGCGGCGAGCGGAAGAGGGCTCGCGCCGCAAAGCCACCAAATACGATGGTCTGGTGGCTGATGGCGTTCTGACGGCGGATGAGCTGCACCTGTGCATGCAGAAGGCGCGCGAGGAAGTCCGCTCCGTCGAGCACATGTTGATGGCGGAGTACCAGATTCGCCCCTCACAGATCGGCCCCTCTCTGTCGAAATTCTTCGGGGTGCCGTACGAGCCTTTCAATTCGGGGCGGATCCGTTCCGAATTGCTGCATGGCCCGCTCAAGCGTGAATTCATCGAGGAGCAGGGCTGGATTCCTCTGGAAGACTCGAGGGACGGCCTGGTCGTCATGTGCGTGGATCCCGAGGCCGTTCGTGGCTCGCGCGTGGTGCCGCAAGTGTTTCCCCGCATGGGCAAGTTTGCCTACCGCGTGACCACGCAAACGGAGTTTGAAGAAACCCTGGGTCAGCTCTATGGCGCGGGGGTCGAGAGTGGCTCGATCGACCAGTTGCTGGCAGATCTGAATGCACCCGCTGATGAAGAAGGTGCAGACGATTCGTCGCTGGAGTCCGCGGCAGCCGACAATGAACTGGTCAAGTTCGTCAACAAGGTGATCATCGACGCCTACAACCAGAAGGTGTCGGATATCCACATCGAGCCCTTGCCGGGGAAGGCCAAGACCGGCATCCGCTTTCGCATCGATGGTTCGCTGGTGCCCTACATCGAGGTGCCCGCGCACTTTCGCCAGGCCATGGTCACGCGGCTGAAGATCATGTGCGATCTCGATATTTCCGAGAAACGCAAGCCGCAGGATGGAAAGATCAAGTTCAAGAAATTCGGCCCGCTGGACATCGAGCTTCGCGTGGCCACCATTCCTTCGGCTGGCGGCGTGGAAGACGTGGTCATGCGTATCCTGGCTGCGGGCGAACCCATTCCCCTAGAGAAGCTGGGGCTGACGCCGCACAACAAGGAGCGGCTCGAGAAAACCGTCAGCAAGCCCTATGGCCTGTTCTATGTGTGCGGCCCCACCGGCTCGGGGAAAACCACCACATTGCACTCCATCCTAAAATTCCTGAACACCCCCGACACGAAGATCTGGACGGCGGAAGACCCGGTGGAAATCACGCAGAGAGGGTTGCGCCAGGTCCAGATCAACAAGAAGGCCGGCATCGACTTTGCGCTGGTAATGCGCGCCTTCCTGCGAGCCGATCCAGACATCATCATGGTCGGCGAATCACGGGACAAGGAAACCGTCTCGATGGGCGTGGAAGCATCGCTCACGGGACATCTGGTGTTCTCGACCCTGCACACCAACTCTGCGCCGGAGTCCATCACCCGGTTGCTGGACATGGGCATGGACCCCTTCAATTTTGCTGATGCGCTGCTGGGCATCCTGGCGCAGCGGCTGGCCAAGAAATTGTGCGACTGCAAGGAAACCTACACACCTGATTCGGAAGAGGTCAAGGCCTTCGTTGCTGAATATGCCGAGGAATTGCGCCATACGGCCGCATGGAAAGCGGGCTATGCCGGGGAGGCCAACAAGCTCTACGAGGAGTGGATCAAGGCCTACGGGGAGAATGACCGGCTGAGGTTCTACCGCGCAGTGGGCTGCGACAAGTGCAACAAGACGGGCTACAAGGGGCGCATCGGCCTGCACGAACTGCTGATTGCCGATGACACCGTCAAGAGGCTGGTGCAGGAGCGCGCCCGTGTGGCCGAGATCTTTGCGGCGGCGGTGGAGGGGGGCATGCGCACGCTCAAGATGGATGGAATGGAAAAAACCATGCTGGGCATGACCGACCTGAAGCAGGTTCGCTCCGTGTGCATCAAATGA
- a CDS encoding 3',5'-cyclic-nucleotide phosphodiesterase, with protein sequence MKVRVLGCSGAIAKGCRTTSFLIDGEVLVDAGTGVGDLTLDEMRGIDHVMLTHSHLDHVAALPLMVDAIAAQRTTPLQIHALAGTIAALKAHIFNNIIWPDFSRIPTPEAPFISFHEIQVGQILQLKGKLFEVLPAVHTVPAVGYAVTQGRGCWVFTGDTERNPAFWRRVNQLNVAMLVIETAFSNREQELAHRSLHLSPHALADELDLIGKGKNYPIYITHTKPAETELIMAEIQRFDQTQPFGPNVTHDIRWLRAGQEFEL encoded by the coding sequence ATGAAAGTGCGCGTGCTGGGCTGCTCCGGTGCTATTGCCAAAGGTTGCCGAACCACCTCTTTCCTGATTGATGGCGAGGTTCTGGTCGATGCCGGCACGGGCGTTGGCGATCTCACGCTCGACGAAATGCGCGGCATCGACCATGTCATGCTCACGCACTCTCATCTCGACCATGTGGCCGCGCTGCCCCTGATGGTGGACGCGATCGCCGCGCAACGCACCACACCGCTGCAGATCCATGCCTTGGCGGGCACGATCGCGGCCCTCAAGGCCCACATATTCAACAACATCATCTGGCCTGATTTCAGCCGCATTCCGACCCCGGAGGCACCGTTCATCAGCTTCCACGAAATTCAAGTCGGACAGATCCTGCAGCTCAAGGGCAAACTGTTCGAGGTGCTGCCGGCCGTCCATACCGTGCCCGCCGTCGGCTACGCCGTGACCCAGGGGCGAGGCTGCTGGGTTTTCACTGGGGATACCGAGCGCAATCCGGCGTTCTGGCGGCGGGTCAACCAGCTCAACGTGGCCATGCTGGTCATCGAGACGGCGTTCAGCAACAGGGAGCAGGAGCTCGCGCACCGCAGCCTGCACCTGTCTCCGCATGCCCTGGCAGATGAGCTCGATTTGATTGGCAAGGGGAAGAACTACCCTATCTACATCACCCACACCAAGCCTGCGGAGACCGAACTGATCATGGCCGAGATCCAGCGGTTTGATCAGACCCAGCCGTTTGGGCCCAATGTGACCCATGACATCCGCTGGCTGCGGGCAGGTCAGGAGTTCGAACTATGA
- a CDS encoding PglL family O-oligosaccharyltransferase, producing the protein MAYLVCFAVFGLPFLVGYGTLPLTNFAAEVLCTVGMAIMLIMVGQSPVPLQRMPRELKVMLAAFGVLACGVVAQYVSFGLKNAEASMAVFGYLACAALSAWIGYAACLGPQASQWRRAIAMGLLAGSLLAALASIAQYFKVDAQWLVLSPARDAGRTFGFVRQPNHQGTFLNLGLVALLVLQRKNGWRSLMWYALSAVLIFGIVTTASRTALLQLVFVSLCMMLVCRHDGASVLKGLWPVVLALGVWGALWLVSQTDGSEFYGNAKLSQTSTEGLGIRSEMWRQTAALILQHPWAGNGVASYPAVIFLSGAVLGIGVLMSHSHNLLLQLAFSYGIPIALAFTSAVLWVLWRVRHRFMADTGFLAWGCLGCILIHSMFEFPLWYAYFLLPASFFLGWLTCPAAEGGQTLQSDVDGLSAAKRSARIRQRAAISALAGVSVISVAIWMNRDYYKLTPIYMPGLTATLPDRMHEADSVFWFHHFAEFPKLPMETVTPANYQAYLDSLGNVGCLMHEPWIQGGTVLALAYAGRADEAKWIMYLYGQLSGGKVEHFKRALESSNLPLAAELLRYLEKPEPVRPALAFFEQACFGRGSSP; encoded by the coding sequence GTGGCCTATCTCGTGTGCTTCGCCGTTTTCGGGCTTCCTTTCCTGGTGGGGTATGGCACGCTGCCTTTGACCAACTTTGCGGCCGAAGTCTTGTGCACGGTTGGTATGGCCATCATGCTGATCATGGTGGGGCAAAGCCCGGTTCCACTGCAGCGCATGCCACGCGAACTGAAAGTGATGCTCGCCGCTTTTGGTGTGCTCGCTTGCGGTGTTGTCGCGCAGTATGTGTCGTTTGGGCTGAAAAATGCTGAGGCCAGCATGGCTGTGTTTGGCTATCTGGCATGCGCTGCTCTGTCGGCCTGGATCGGGTACGCCGCGTGCTTGGGGCCACAGGCTTCGCAATGGCGTCGAGCCATCGCCATGGGATTGCTGGCGGGTAGCCTGTTGGCTGCGCTGGCATCCATCGCGCAATACTTCAAGGTTGACGCTCAATGGCTGGTCTTGTCTCCTGCGCGAGATGCTGGAAGAACTTTCGGATTTGTCAGGCAGCCGAATCACCAAGGAACATTCCTGAACCTGGGGCTGGTGGCCTTGCTGGTGCTACAGCGAAAAAATGGCTGGCGCTCGTTGATGTGGTACGCACTGAGCGCCGTGCTGATTTTTGGCATTGTGACCACCGCATCGCGTACCGCCTTGCTTCAGCTGGTCTTTGTCTCCCTCTGCATGATGCTCGTATGCCGCCACGACGGGGCGAGTGTGCTCAAGGGGCTGTGGCCGGTCGTGCTCGCATTGGGGGTTTGGGGCGCGCTCTGGCTGGTCAGCCAGACCGATGGTTCAGAGTTCTACGGAAATGCGAAGCTGAGCCAAACCTCCACCGAGGGCCTGGGCATCAGAAGCGAGATGTGGCGTCAGACAGCGGCTCTGATCCTGCAACATCCTTGGGCGGGTAACGGGGTCGCGAGTTACCCTGCCGTCATTTTTCTCAGTGGCGCGGTACTGGGCATTGGGGTGCTGATGTCGCATTCGCACAATTTGCTGTTGCAGCTGGCGTTCAGTTATGGAATTCCCATTGCACTGGCATTCACGTCAGCGGTCCTGTGGGTGTTGTGGCGCGTGCGGCATCGCTTCATGGCGGATACGGGGTTCTTGGCATGGGGCTGCCTCGGTTGCATCCTGATCCACTCGATGTTTGAGTTTCCGCTCTGGTACGCCTATTTCTTGCTTCCGGCCAGCTTTTTTCTGGGGTGGTTGACATGCCCTGCCGCCGAAGGTGGCCAGACGCTGCAAAGCGATGTGGATGGCCTTTCGGCCGCCAAGAGGTCGGCCCGCATCAGGCAGCGTGCGGCGATCAGCGCCCTGGCTGGTGTCTCGGTCATCAGCGTGGCGATTTGGATGAATCGCGACTACTACAAGCTGACGCCCATCTATATGCCGGGTTTGACGGCCACGCTGCCGGATCGCATGCACGAAGCGGACAGCGTCTTCTGGTTTCATCACTTTGCCGAATTCCCCAAGCTTCCGATGGAGACGGTCACTCCGGCCAACTACCAGGCCTACCTGGACAGCCTGGGAAATGTGGGGTGCCTGATGCACGAACCCTGGATCCAGGGCGGAACCGTGCTGGCGCTGGCCTATGCCGGCAGAGCCGACGAAGCCAAATGGATCATGTACCTCTATGGGCAGCTGTCCGGAGGCAAGGTCGAGCATTTCAAGCGAGCGCTCGAGAGCAGCAACCTGCCCTTGGCTGCTGAACTGCTGCGCTATCTGGAGAAGCCCGAGCCGGTGCGCCCGGCGCTGGCATTCTTCGAACAGGCGTGTTTCGGGCGTGGCAGCTCTCCCTGA
- the moaC gene encoding cyclic pyranopterin monophosphate synthase MoaC, protein MSKLTHFDAQGQAHMVDVAGKPSTHRVAVAGGRIEMRPETLAIIQGGTAKKGDVLGIARIAGIQAAKKTSDLIPLCHPLALTRVALEFAAADAAPPNAAAIRCTAVVETLGPTGVEMEALTAVQVALLTIYDMCKAVDRGMTITDVKLQEKRGGKSGDFVNH, encoded by the coding sequence ATGAGCAAACTCACCCACTTCGATGCGCAAGGCCAGGCCCACATGGTGGACGTGGCAGGCAAGCCCAGCACGCATCGCGTGGCGGTGGCCGGCGGGCGCATCGAGATGCGGCCCGAAACCCTGGCCATTATCCAGGGCGGCACGGCCAAGAAAGGCGATGTGCTGGGGATCGCGCGCATCGCGGGCATCCAGGCCGCCAAGAAGACCAGCGATCTGATTCCGCTGTGCCATCCGCTGGCGCTGACGCGGGTGGCTCTCGAATTTGCAGCGGCCGATGCCGCGCCCCCGAACGCCGCAGCCATCCGCTGCACCGCCGTGGTGGAAACCCTGGGCCCCACCGGCGTGGAGATGGAGGCGCTGACCGCCGTGCAGGTGGCGCTGCTCACGATCTACGACATGTGCAAGGCGGTGGACCGAGGCATGACCATCACCGACGTGAAGCTGCAGGAAAAGCGCGGTGGCAAGTCAGGGGATTTCGTTAATCACTGA
- a CDS encoding PglL family O-oligosaccharyltransferase, which yields MAVPWLNPFAPGPSPAVLGLCVAWACAACLLFLVPWSTPWLTAKWLLACALVVVLHGLSVEVLATVAGLAMLLVFAGFGLTGARRGQQVLEPLVAGLLLAALLSACAGLLQYFGLEQGLAGWVNHAQPREAFANLRQRNQFATLTVIGLAAVLWFRVRGQLALHAGWMVLLLVAGNVVSASRTGLFQIVLLLVLAWCWRASLPKPCRTLLAATVPMYLAVWLLLQWILDAPGGAFMRFDLQSEGCASRLVLWRNVLDLIGQRPVWGWGVGELDYAHYITLYPGERFCSILDNAHNLPLHMAVELGVPAALLICGGLVWLVLRARPWRETQATRQLAWSVLAVIMLHSFLEYPLWYTPFQMAFGLSLGLLLRPAGAAAGDSWPPGARTAQRVCAALLLAACAAVYGDYSRISQIYLPPEARDPAYRDDTLRKLQNSWFFQNQVRFAELSVTSLTRENAAQQHALAKELLHYSPEPKVIERLIESAVMLGLDDEALFHLVRYQKAFPAEYARWAQLNADVAKEPPWRGTQ from the coding sequence ATGGCCGTGCCCTGGCTCAACCCGTTCGCGCCCGGCCCGTCTCCCGCCGTGCTGGGGCTTTGTGTGGCGTGGGCCTGTGCCGCCTGCCTGCTTTTCCTGGTGCCCTGGAGCACGCCGTGGCTGACTGCAAAATGGCTGCTGGCTTGCGCGCTGGTGGTCGTTCTGCATGGGCTCAGTGTGGAGGTGCTGGCTACCGTCGCGGGCCTGGCGATGCTACTGGTGTTCGCTGGATTCGGCCTCACCGGAGCGAGGCGCGGGCAGCAGGTTCTCGAGCCCTTGGTGGCGGGTTTGCTGTTGGCGGCTCTGCTCAGCGCCTGTGCAGGGCTGCTTCAGTATTTCGGTCTGGAGCAAGGCTTGGCGGGGTGGGTCAATCATGCGCAACCCAGGGAAGCCTTTGCCAATCTGCGGCAGCGCAACCAGTTTGCGACGCTGACGGTGATCGGACTGGCCGCCGTGCTCTGGTTTCGTGTGCGGGGGCAGCTGGCGCTGCACGCCGGGTGGATGGTGCTTTTGCTCGTCGCGGGCAATGTCGTGTCGGCCTCGCGTACCGGCCTGTTCCAGATCGTGTTGCTGCTGGTACTGGCATGGTGCTGGCGCGCATCCCTGCCCAAACCATGCCGTACCCTGCTGGCCGCCACCGTGCCGATGTACCTGGCGGTCTGGCTGCTGCTGCAATGGATCCTCGATGCGCCCGGAGGCGCATTCATGCGCTTCGACCTGCAGTCAGAAGGTTGTGCCAGCCGCCTGGTGCTCTGGCGCAACGTCCTCGATCTGATCGGCCAGCGGCCTGTCTGGGGCTGGGGCGTGGGGGAGCTCGACTACGCCCATTACATCACCCTCTATCCTGGCGAGCGCTTTTGCAGCATCCTGGACAACGCCCACAACCTGCCATTGCACATGGCCGTCGAGTTGGGGGTTCCCGCGGCGCTGCTCATCTGCGGGGGGCTTGTCTGGCTGGTGCTTCGGGCCAGACCGTGGCGCGAGACCCAGGCCACGCGCCAACTGGCCTGGAGCGTGCTCGCCGTCATCATGTTGCACAGTTTCCTGGAGTACCCCCTGTGGTACACGCCCTTCCAAATGGCCTTCGGGCTGAGCCTCGGGCTCCTGCTCCGGCCGGCAGGGGCAGCGGCCGGAGATTCCTGGCCACCGGGGGCCAGGACAGCGCAGCGGGTTTGCGCCGCGCTGTTGCTCGCCGCCTGTGCCGCTGTCTATGGGGACTACAGCCGCATCAGCCAGATCTATCTGCCGCCCGAAGCGCGCGATCCCGCCTATCGCGATGACACGCTGAGAAAGCTGCAGAACTCGTGGTTTTTCCAGAACCAGGTGCGCTTTGCCGAACTGTCGGTGACCTCGCTGACGCGCGAGAACGCGGCCCAGCAGCATGCATTGGCCAAAGAGCTGCTGCACTATTCGCCGGAGCCAAAGGTCATCGAGCGATTGATTGAAAGCGCGGTCATGCTGGGGCTCGACGATGAGGCCTTGTTCCACCTCGTGCGCTATCAAAAGGCGTTTCCGGCGGAGTATGCGCGCTGGGCGCAGCTCAACGCCGATGTCGCGAAAGAGCCGCCCTGGCGCGGGACTCAGTGA
- a CDS encoding pilin, with protein sequence MKRQLQKGFTLIELMIVVAIIGILAAVALPAYQDYTKRAKMSEVILAASACRTSITEIFQSATNLPTANSWGCEGGAAIGQPSPSKYVNSITTSAGGSVSVQASDTFADTTINSKWITLTPYGTPSTGTLAAGSAVSMWVCGPGSAAGSDVPLKYLPGSCRGI encoded by the coding sequence ATGAAGCGTCAGCTACAAAAGGGTTTTACCCTGATCGAATTGATGATCGTGGTCGCGATCATCGGTATCCTGGCCGCCGTGGCGCTGCCTGCATACCAGGACTACACCAAGCGTGCCAAGATGTCGGAAGTGATTCTGGCGGCTTCGGCCTGCCGGACCAGCATCACGGAAATCTTCCAGTCAGCCACGAATCTGCCGACCGCCAATTCGTGGGGCTGTGAAGGTGGTGCGGCCATTGGTCAGCCGTCTCCCAGCAAGTATGTCAACAGCATCACGACCAGCGCAGGCGGATCGGTCAGCGTGCAAGCGTCGGACACTTTTGCTGACACTACGATCAATAGCAAGTGGATCACGTTGACCCCCTATGGCACGCCGTCGACCGGAACGCTCGCAGCCGGTTCTGCGGTTTCAATGTGGGTGTGCGGCCCGGGTTCCGCAGCCGGGTCGGACGTGCCCCTCAAGTATCTGCCGGGTTCGTGCCGCGGTATTTAA
- the tfpZ gene encoding TfpX/TfpZ family type IV pilin accessory protein: MFNWKDRLKAAGIHFGISLVVAALSAALVFGLWYPYPYRDISGGRDLFLLVVSVDVILGPLITFTIFNRTKSRRSLQLDFSVIGLVQLAALSYGLWTVFLARPVHLVFEYDRFRVVHAVDIPPSLLNQAPPGLDALPLTGPTLLSLRAFKDSKEQFDSTMAALQGLSLSARPELWQSYEAGKPAVLKAAKPVSELKRRFEPRSAEIDQVIRAAGRQPDALVYLPLAGRQLAWTAFLDPATAQVVAFMPLDSF, encoded by the coding sequence ATGTTCAACTGGAAAGACCGCCTCAAGGCGGCTGGCATCCACTTCGGCATCAGCCTCGTCGTCGCCGCGCTCAGCGCAGCGCTGGTGTTCGGCCTCTGGTATCCCTATCCCTACCGGGACATTTCGGGCGGGCGCGATCTGTTTCTGCTGGTGGTGTCGGTGGACGTGATCCTGGGGCCCCTGATCACGTTCACCATCTTCAACCGCACCAAGTCGCGCCGGTCGCTGCAGCTGGATTTTTCCGTGATCGGGCTGGTCCAGCTGGCGGCGCTGAGCTACGGCCTGTGGACGGTCTTCCTGGCGCGGCCGGTGCACCTGGTGTTCGAGTACGACCGCTTCCGCGTGGTGCATGCCGTCGATATTCCGCCGTCGCTGCTGAACCAGGCGCCGCCCGGTCTGGACGCCCTGCCGCTGACCGGGCCCACCCTGCTGTCGCTGCGGGCCTTCAAGGACAGCAAGGAGCAGTTCGACAGCACCATGGCGGCCCTGCAGGGGCTGTCGTTGAGCGCGCGCCCGGAGCTCTGGCAGTCCTATGAGGCGGGCAAGCCGGCCGTGCTGAAGGCCGCCAAGCCGGTGAGCGAGCTCAAGAGGCGCTTCGAGCCCCGGTCGGCCGAGATCGACCAGGTGATACGCGCCGCGGGCCGGCAGCCCGACGCCCTGGTGTACCTGCCGCTCGCCGGCCGGCAACTCGCCTGGACGGCGTTCCTGGACCCCGCCACCGCCCAGGTGGTGGCCTTCATGCCGCTGGATTCCTTTTGA
- a CDS encoding CHASE2 domain-containing protein codes for MGSLFKHWPRIAVTLLPLVFVLLHASGVLKIGVLQRLDDIIYDGRLRVTMPRTLDDRVVIVDVDEKSLAEVGHWPWGRDKLANLTHELFARQKAAILGLDVLFAEADESSGLKSLQQLAQGELRDQPGFAERLSRLQAGLDYDALFAKALEKRPVVLGYYFTSDRDGRTKGVLPAPVMQREALQGRPIRFTSWNGYGANIEPLARAAPVAGFFNSITDGDGVVRSIPLIAEYDGQYYESLSLAMFRMLVGSPQVEPGFPKERFLSRTYQGLESILLKQGGKTLAIPVDDRVATLVPFRGSGGASGGSYRYISAADVLSGRLPEASLKDRIVLLGTTAPGLLDLRVTPVGETYPGVETHANVISGLLDGKIFVKPDYAVGFEVVTLVLAGLILAFTLPQLSAPRAVMLSAAVIAAQVGLNFWLYLGYGLVLPLASALLMALTAFALNMSYGYFVESRSKRELANLFGTYVPPELVDEMVKDPDSYSMKAANKELTVMFCDMRGFTKMSEQMEPTQLQELLNGVFSRLTDLIRANRGTIDKYMGDCVMAFWGAPVDTPNHAHLAVKTAMEMAQAVRKINEEHRAAGIPEIGIGIGLNTGTMCVGDMGSDIRRSYTVIGDSVNLGSRLEGLSKAYGVDIVVSESTRKLAPDFAWQELDKVRVKGKEQAVAIFWPMAPADRLDKEHAAELRTWAGALKSYRAQDWDPCDVQLLNLQRMNAKKYLYQLYSERVASMRLLPFDPGWDGATNFETK; via the coding sequence ATGGGATCTCTGTTCAAGCATTGGCCCCGGATCGCGGTCACGCTGCTTCCACTGGTTTTTGTTCTGCTCCATGCCAGCGGGGTGCTGAAAATCGGCGTGCTGCAGCGCCTGGATGACATCATTTACGACGGCCGGTTGCGGGTCACCATGCCTCGAACCCTGGATGACAGGGTGGTGATTGTCGATGTCGACGAGAAGAGCTTGGCCGAGGTCGGGCATTGGCCCTGGGGCCGCGACAAGCTGGCGAACCTGACCCATGAGCTGTTTGCACGACAGAAAGCGGCCATTCTCGGTCTCGACGTTCTGTTTGCCGAAGCCGACGAAAGTTCGGGGTTGAAGAGCCTTCAGCAATTGGCGCAAGGGGAACTGCGCGATCAGCCGGGCTTCGCCGAGCGGCTGAGCCGGCTGCAGGCCGGCCTGGACTACGACGCCTTGTTTGCCAAGGCGCTGGAAAAGCGGCCCGTTGTTCTGGGCTACTACTTTACGAGCGACCGGGATGGCCGGACCAAGGGCGTCCTGCCCGCGCCGGTCATGCAGCGTGAAGCCCTGCAGGGCCGGCCGATCCGCTTCACGTCCTGGAATGGGTATGGTGCCAATATTGAACCGCTGGCCCGGGCGGCACCGGTGGCGGGCTTCTTCAATTCCATCACGGATGGCGATGGGGTGGTGCGCTCCATTCCCTTGATTGCGGAATACGACGGGCAGTACTACGAATCGCTGTCCCTGGCCATGTTTCGCATGCTGGTGGGCTCCCCGCAAGTCGAGCCGGGTTTTCCGAAGGAGCGTTTTCTCAGCCGCACCTATCAGGGGCTGGAGAGCATTCTGCTCAAGCAGGGGGGCAAGACGCTGGCCATCCCGGTGGACGATCGGGTGGCCACCCTGGTGCCATTTCGGGGGAGTGGAGGGGCCAGCGGCGGCTCCTACAGGTATATCTCAGCGGCCGATGTGCTGTCCGGGCGCTTGCCCGAGGCGAGCCTCAAAGACAGGATCGTCCTGCTGGGTACGACCGCGCCCGGTTTATTGGATTTGCGCGTCACGCCCGTGGGGGAGACCTACCCCGGCGTCGAGACGCACGCCAATGTGATCTCGGGGCTGCTCGATGGAAAGATTTTCGTCAAGCCCGACTATGCCGTCGGCTTCGAGGTGGTCACCCTGGTGCTGGCCGGCCTGATACTGGCCTTCACCTTGCCACAGCTTTCAGCCCCCCGGGCCGTCATGCTGAGTGCGGCCGTTATTGCCGCCCAAGTGGGGTTGAATTTCTGGTTGTATCTGGGGTATGGCCTTGTTCTGCCGCTGGCCTCGGCGTTGCTGATGGCGCTGACCGCGTTTGCATTGAACATGAGTTACGGCTATTTTGTAGAAAGCCGCTCCAAACGTGAACTCGCGAACCTGTTCGGCACCTATGTACCGCCGGAACTCGTCGATGAAATGGTGAAGGACCCCGACAGCTACAGCATGAAAGCGGCCAACAAGGAGTTGACCGTCATGTTCTGCGACATGCGTGGCTTCACCAAGATGTCCGAGCAGATGGAGCCGACGCAGCTTCAGGAACTGCTGAATGGTGTGTTCAGCCGCCTGACGGACCTGATCCGGGCCAATCGAGGCACCATTGACAAATACATGGGCGATTGCGTGATGGCTTTCTGGGGCGCCCCGGTGGATACGCCGAATCATGCGCATCTGGCCGTCAAGACGGCGATGGAGATGGCCCAGGCGGTCCGCAAGATCAATGAAGAGCATCGCGCGGCCGGTATTCCCGAAATCGGTATCGGCATCGGCCTGAACACGGGCACCATGTGTGTCGGCGACATGGGGTCGGACATCCGCCGCAGCTATACGGTGATCGGTGATTCGGTCAACCTCGGATCGCGGCTGGAGGGGCTGTCGAAGGCGTATGGTGTCGATATCGTGGTGAGCGAATCCACGCGCAAGCTGGCGCCTGATTTTGCCTGGCAGGAACTGGACAAGGTGCGTGTCAAGGGCAAGGAGCAGGCCGTGGCTATTTTCTGGCCCATGGCGCCGGCAGACCGCCTGGACAAGGAGCATGCAGCGGAACTCAGGACCTGGGCCGGGGCGCTCAAGTCCTACCGCGCCCAGGATTGGGATCCGTGCGACGTGCAATTGCTCAATCTGCAGCGCATGAATGCGAAAAAATACCTTTACCAGCTCTATTCAGAGCGAGTAGCCTCGATGAGGTTGTTGCCGTTTGATCCTGGGTGGGACGGTGCGACCAACTTTGAAACCAAGTGA